In bacterium, a single window of DNA contains:
- a CDS encoding ferredoxin, which produces MATIELDHAVCIVSGMCASVAPSLFRVADDSSEIIVLQATVPDDLLDEAMNAEVCCPVEAIRVVTG; this is translated from the coding sequence ATGGCGACAATCGAACTCGACCATGCGGTTTGCATCGTCTCGGGCATGTGCGCCTCGGTGGCGCCTTCCCTGTTCCGGGTTGCGGACGACAGCAGCGAGATAATCGTGCTCCAGGCGACCGTTCCTGATGATCTCCTCGACGAAGCCATGAACGCGGAAGTGTGCTGTCCGGTCGAGGCGATCCGGGTGGTGACCGGCTAG
- a CDS encoding cysteine hydrolase → MDLHDPFYDLFPRRSFPSIEPGRTALLTIDLQYLDAHEDGWIGRIAKAAGKPELMQERWDNINGILPNVRRCQDAFREAGEEVIHVRVAYRTADGRDAGKAFMPTADLEPVPREPMDDELLPEVKAMGDEMIFSKTSSSVFNTSNINDVLKRMGITNLVFTGIVTEGCVELSARDAADSGYTVSLVSDACTSSTTELHENALVRMTDGGFIASRTTDEIVTELADPQPSAAYRPASIPTPNS, encoded by the coding sequence ATGGACTTGCACGATCCCTTCTACGACCTGTTCCCCCGCAGATCCTTCCCTTCGATCGAGCCCGGGAGGACCGCCCTCCTAACCATCGATCTCCAGTACCTGGATGCACATGAGGACGGCTGGATAGGTCGCATCGCCAAGGCGGCCGGGAAGCCGGAGCTCATGCAGGAGCGTTGGGACAATATCAACGGCATCCTCCCCAACGTCAGGCGCTGCCAGGACGCCTTCCGGGAGGCCGGCGAGGAAGTGATCCACGTCCGGGTGGCCTATCGCACCGCCGATGGAAGGGACGCCGGCAAGGCCTTCATGCCCACCGCCGACCTCGAGCCCGTTCCCCGCGAACCCATGGACGACGAGCTCCTGCCGGAGGTCAAGGCGATGGGTGACGAGATGATCTTCTCCAAGACCTCATCGAGCGTCTTCAACACCAGCAACATCAACGACGTCCTGAAGCGCATGGGCATCACCAATCTGGTGTTCACGGGAATCGTGACCGAGGGTTGCGTGGAGCTGTCCGCCCGGGATGCCGCCGACAGCGGCTACACGGTGTCGCTGGTGAGCGACGCATGCACCTCATCCACCACGGAGTTGCATGAGAACGCCCTGGTCCGTATGACGGATGGCGGCTTCATCGCCTCGCGGACCACCGACGAGATCGTCACGGAGCTCGCCGACCCACAACCTTCCGCCGCCTACCGGCCGGCGTCGATACCGACCCCCAACAGCTAA
- a CDS encoding SDR family NAD(P)-dependent oxidoreductase: MTSPPATTIVSGGSSGIGRAVVEGLHARGRSVAILDLQEPPEDQLRSDRVLFVECDTTDPVAVHRAVAHVSSRVERIDGLATCAGIGGAAARQTIGASQWDRVRAIVNVNLLGSYWLLEACAVAMAESGGGSIVLVGSVLSRKGMAGMSAYSAAKGGVEGLTRSAAVELADRGIRVNCVLPGPILTPMSRTGFEADGLSAEQWIDRMAGSVPMNRVGVPKDVAAVVLFLLDEASSFMTGASLMVDGGANVG, encoded by the coding sequence ATGACATCTCCACCCGCTACGACCATTGTCAGCGGAGGTTCGTCGGGTATCGGGAGGGCGGTGGTGGAGGGATTGCACGCCAGGGGCCGGTCTGTCGCAATCCTCGACCTCCAGGAGCCCCCTGAAGACCAGCTTCGCAGCGACCGGGTGCTGTTCGTGGAATGCGATACCACAGATCCCGTCGCCGTTCATAGGGCGGTCGCCCATGTCAGCAGCCGAGTCGAGAGGATCGATGGACTCGCCACATGCGCCGGGATCGGCGGAGCAGCGGCCCGGCAAACGATCGGCGCTTCGCAATGGGACCGGGTCAGGGCAATTGTCAACGTCAACCTCTTGGGGTCCTACTGGCTGCTGGAAGCCTGCGCCGTTGCCATGGCCGAGTCGGGCGGCGGCTCGATCGTCCTCGTAGGTTCCGTTCTGTCGCGCAAGGGCATGGCCGGAATGTCCGCATACAGCGCAGCCAAGGGTGGAGTCGAAGGCTTGACCCGTTCGGCCGCAGTCGAACTGGCCGATCGCGGCATTCGCGTCAACTGCGTGCTTCCCGGACCGATCCTGACGCCCATGTCAAGGACCGGGTTCGAAGCCGATGGGCTTTCGGCGGAGCAGTGGATCGACCGAATGGCCGGATCGGTACCGATGAACAGGGTCGGAGTGCCCAAGGATGTCGCCGCGGTGGTGTTGTTCCTGCTCGATGAAGCGTCGAGCTTCATGACGGGCGCATCCCTCATGGTGGATGGCGGCGCGAACGTAGGATGA
- a CDS encoding aromatic ring-hydroxylating dioxygenase subunit alpha: MTVVKITAELDETQGNTQLDVAGETKLYEQLRNFWHPVAFSEDLKDEPHQVTLFETRLAVARLDGKPYVFDDICRHRGSALSLGRIDGCYLRCAYHGWAYDKEGTVVDIPARPELNGKLKAQLPVYPAVESGGLVWTCMGDEPPVFPPAVLPELDDPEFRIMRWEPYEWDCSVGRRLENYFDFSHFAHVHHGILGDRDNAVIADYEAYRDGGEIKINAGPFLEYTDNPKNSMVATDGETYDAWKRYRVFMPNAMWLDSSAGPNESYILFVAVAPVSRKRTRCFTFVARNFAYDLDEEFDRMQRVILAQDKPVVESQRPEELPVELTAEMHVKAADLGTVIYRRWLMEFADGKIELAPTA, encoded by the coding sequence GTGACGGTGGTAAAGATCACTGCCGAACTCGACGAGACCCAGGGGAATACCCAACTCGACGTGGCGGGGGAGACGAAGCTCTACGAGCAGCTTCGCAACTTCTGGCACCCGGTGGCCTTCTCCGAGGATCTGAAGGACGAGCCCCATCAGGTGACCCTGTTCGAGACCCGCCTGGCCGTTGCCCGCCTGGACGGAAAGCCCTACGTGTTCGACGACATCTGCCGCCATCGCGGCTCGGCCCTGTCGCTGGGCCGGATCGACGGTTGCTACCTGCGGTGCGCCTACCACGGCTGGGCCTACGACAAGGAAGGAACCGTGGTCGATATCCCGGCCCGGCCCGAGCTCAACGGCAAGCTCAAGGCCCAGCTCCCGGTGTACCCGGCGGTCGAGTCGGGTGGCCTGGTGTGGACCTGTATGGGTGACGAGCCTCCGGTCTTCCCGCCGGCGGTACTACCGGAACTGGACGATCCCGAGTTCCGGATCATGCGCTGGGAACCCTACGAGTGGGACTGCTCCGTGGGTCGTCGTCTTGAGAACTACTTCGACTTCTCCCACTTCGCCCATGTCCATCACGGCATCCTGGGGGATCGGGACAACGCGGTCATCGCCGATTACGAGGCCTACCGGGATGGCGGGGAGATCAAGATCAACGCCGGTCCCTTCCTCGAGTACACGGACAACCCCAAGAACTCGATGGTGGCGACAGACGGCGAGACCTACGACGCGTGGAAGCGCTACCGGGTATTCATGCCCAACGCGATGTGGTTGGACAGCTCGGCCGGTCCCAACGAGAGCTACATCCTCTTCGTGGCAGTGGCGCCGGTGAGCCGCAAGCGGACCCGGTGCTTCACGTTCGTGGCCCGCAACTTCGCCTACGACCTAGACGAGGAGTTCGACCGGATGCAGCGGGTCATCCTCGCCCAGGACAAGCCCGTGGTCGAGTCACAGCGCCCCGAGGAGCTCCCGGTGGAGTTGACGGCGGAGATGCATGTGAAGGCGGCCGACCTCGGCACCGTGATCTACCGGCGCTGGCTGATGGAGTTCGCCGACGGGAAGATCGAGCTAGCACCCACCGCGTGA
- a CDS encoding M24 family metallopeptidase, with product MAEGTLTHISSPDERERRHRVLREAMAGAGIDAMIICSRGDEFVRGRVQYVSDIFQWAGWGIVVLPQKGEPTFIGDPLWGLSRVALVNWIQDFRATQTPAVEIAGILSDHGISDGTIGIVGLSDITPAAHYMAFQEAFGRTATLVDATDIFDDIKAVKSDEEIENLRETSRIIRLVFRSLEGHIRPGAIERDVLAEAHRLVRQHGCLDGIAQMSRQPHRAYTFGMDAEIERDDVICIDLEWGGPSGYWVEVRRTYTFGRPSDQVLRYWDTRVETLDACIDAMKTGNSSEEVLAARDRVHRKYGQGGFDSVAYTAHGIGLDSHEVPWVPGKDREMKTNMVINLHPQITFDDPAEGLAVGGICLSDNVRVTPEGGERLTYDYDDLVDLDA from the coding sequence ATGGCAGAAGGCACACTCACCCATATCTCCTCTCCCGATGAGCGGGAACGACGTCACCGAGTACTGCGCGAGGCCATGGCCGGGGCCGGAATCGACGCCATGATCATCTGCAGCCGGGGCGACGAGTTCGTACGAGGCCGGGTCCAGTACGTAAGCGACATCTTCCAGTGGGCCGGTTGGGGGATAGTCGTCCTCCCGCAAAAGGGGGAGCCCACTTTCATCGGGGACCCGCTGTGGGGCCTCTCACGTGTGGCGCTGGTCAATTGGATCCAGGACTTCCGGGCCACCCAGACTCCTGCGGTGGAGATTGCCGGGATACTCTCCGACCACGGCATCTCCGACGGGACCATCGGGATCGTGGGGCTGTCGGACATTACCCCGGCAGCCCACTACATGGCCTTCCAGGAGGCGTTCGGAAGAACCGCCACGCTGGTAGACGCCACCGACATCTTCGACGACATCAAGGCCGTGAAGAGCGACGAGGAGATCGAGAACCTGAGGGAGACCTCCCGGATCATCCGCCTGGTGTTCCGGAGCCTCGAGGGTCACATCCGGCCGGGAGCGATCGAGCGGGACGTGCTGGCCGAGGCTCATCGCCTGGTCCGCCAGCACGGCTGTCTCGACGGGATCGCCCAGATGAGCCGCCAGCCCCACCGCGCCTACACGTTCGGGATGGACGCCGAGATCGAACGGGACGATGTCATCTGCATCGACCTCGAATGGGGCGGCCCGTCAGGGTACTGGGTCGAGGTTCGCCGCACCTACACCTTCGGCCGTCCCTCCGATCAGGTGCTCCGTTACTGGGATACCCGGGTCGAGACCCTCGACGCGTGCATCGATGCCATGAAGACCGGTAATTCCTCCGAGGAGGTGCTGGCCGCCCGCGACCGGGTCCATCGCAAGTACGGGCAGGGTGGCTTCGACTCGGTCGCCTACACCGCGCACGGCATCGGCCTCGACTCCCACGAGGTTCCATGGGTGCCCGGCAAGGACCGGGAGATGAAGACCAACATGGTCATCAACCTGCACCCCCAGATCACCTTCGACGACCCGGCCGAGGGGCTCGCGGTGGGCGGGATATGCCTGTCGGACAACGTACGGGTCACTCCCGAAGGCGGCGAGCGGCTCACCTACGACTACGACGATCTCGTCGACCTGGATGCATAG
- a CDS encoding Gfo/Idh/MocA family oxidoreductase, translated as MSGSDQVRIGVIGASPPGFGDRAHLPAIRAAEGLALEAVCTTRESTARAAAEKWGAPKWYSNVEDLCADPEIDLVTVAVRPRLHYPLTMAALRAGKPVYCEWPLALDTGEALEMAALAESAGLPTAVGLQGRFAPAVAWARRLVAEGAIGKPLSFVVSQMLSKFEVDSDRAWLVRHEEASGALFVAFAHVVDSVRLILGDVESICARQLTLSPAGAYSEGGTFEWKTADTVMAMAELSGGVVGTAYVSNTTSPPQGYSLRIIGEDGQMLLEAPSYYQFSPVRVSAGPLQVSVGRKDSDRLEEVEIPAEHFSQLPVTEGHSAYNVARALTAFAGAIREGRRFRPDFRDGVVLHRLLDAVMTSGEEGGWVSCT; from the coding sequence ATGAGCGGCTCTGATCAGGTGCGGATCGGTGTGATCGGCGCCAGCCCGCCCGGCTTCGGGGACCGGGCCCACCTGCCTGCCATCCGGGCTGCCGAGGGCTTGGCGTTGGAAGCGGTCTGCACCACCCGTGAGTCCACCGCCCGCGCCGCGGCCGAGAAGTGGGGCGCCCCCAAGTGGTACTCGAACGTCGAGGACCTGTGCGCCGACCCCGAAATCGATCTGGTCACGGTGGCGGTCCGTCCCCGGCTCCACTACCCGCTCACGATGGCGGCTCTCCGGGCCGGTAAGCCGGTGTACTGCGAGTGGCCCCTGGCTCTCGACACCGGCGAGGCCCTGGAGATGGCGGCACTGGCGGAGAGCGCCGGGCTTCCCACCGCGGTCGGTCTGCAAGGGCGTTTCGCCCCTGCCGTGGCCTGGGCTCGCCGCCTCGTGGCGGAGGGAGCCATCGGCAAGCCCCTGTCCTTCGTGGTCTCGCAGATGCTCTCCAAGTTCGAGGTCGACTCCGACCGCGCCTGGCTGGTGCGGCACGAGGAGGCCAGCGGCGCACTGTTCGTGGCCTTCGCCCACGTGGTGGACTCGGTCCGGCTCATCCTCGGCGACGTGGAGTCGATCTGCGCCCGACAACTCACCCTCTCACCTGCCGGGGCCTATTCCGAGGGCGGGACCTTCGAGTGGAAGACAGCCGACACGGTTATGGCTATGGCCGAACTGTCCGGCGGCGTGGTCGGTACCGCCTACGTGTCCAACACCACCTCCCCGCCCCAGGGATACTCGCTGCGGATCATCGGCGAGGACGGCCAGATGCTCCTGGAAGCGCCTTCCTACTACCAGTTCAGTCCCGTAAGGGTGTCGGCCGGACCGCTCCAGGTCTCGGTCGGCCGGAAGGACTCCGACCGTCTCGAGGAGGTGGAGATCCCCGCCGAGCATTTCTCGCAGCTACCCGTAACCGAGGGGCACTCCGCCTACAACGTGGCCCGAGCCCTCACCGCTTTCGCCGGGGCGATCCGGGAGGGCCGTCGCTTCCGGCCCGACTTCCGGGATGGAGTGGTTCTCCACCGCCTGCTGGACGCCGTTATGACCTCCGGCGAGGAGGGCGGCTGGGTCAGCTGTACCTAG
- a CDS encoding FAD-dependent oxidoreductase: protein MTDRPAVVIVGASLGGFRTAHALRRLRFEGRIILVGDEAHLPYDRPPLSKEVLTEEKQPGDTYFRAADFFGEQGIELKLGSPAVGLDGEGRTITLATGEQLGYDAAVIATGARPRRLPGMEGLPGVHVMRTLDDSASIRSALDGARHVVVVGAGFIGSEVAASARHRGAAVTVLEAAGQPLVAAVGAEVGQRCAALHDLYGTELRCGAGVEGIDRTRDGLAVRLAGGPAVGCDLVVVGIGVIPNIEWLEGSGIEIDRAVLCDRYMRTSLPGVYALGDLASWFNPRYGERMRVEHWTNTVQQSTAVARNIVASVAGGDPVAYDGIPYFWSDQYGHRLQLVGRASGDELAFVHDPPDSPAMMALYRDGDRLGGAFAIDTVGPLMQMRSLLVRNAGFDEALDRAAELA from the coding sequence GTGACAGACCGGCCTGCCGTCGTAATCGTCGGGGCATCCCTCGGCGGCTTCCGTACTGCGCATGCCCTGCGGCGTCTCCGGTTCGAAGGACGGATCATCCTGGTGGGCGACGAGGCCCACCTGCCGTACGACCGTCCGCCCCTCTCCAAGGAGGTCCTGACAGAGGAGAAGCAACCTGGCGACACGTACTTCCGTGCGGCGGACTTCTTCGGTGAGCAGGGCATCGAGTTGAAGCTCGGCTCGCCCGCGGTGGGCCTAGACGGGGAGGGACGCACCATCACCCTCGCCACCGGCGAGCAGCTGGGATACGACGCAGCGGTCATCGCCACCGGCGCCCGTCCCCGGCGTCTCCCGGGTATGGAAGGCCTGCCAGGTGTCCATGTGATGCGCACGCTGGATGACTCCGCATCCATCCGGTCGGCCCTCGACGGGGCGAGGCATGTGGTAGTGGTCGGGGCGGGCTTCATCGGCAGCGAGGTGGCGGCCAGCGCTCGACACCGCGGGGCGGCCGTGACGGTTCTCGAGGCGGCCGGCCAGCCCCTGGTGGCGGCGGTAGGTGCCGAGGTGGGGCAGCGCTGTGCCGCTCTTCATGACCTCTACGGGACTGAACTCCGGTGCGGCGCCGGCGTGGAGGGCATCGACCGGACCCGCGATGGCCTGGCGGTCCGCCTCGCCGGTGGCCCGGCGGTCGGATGCGACCTGGTGGTGGTCGGAATCGGGGTGATCCCGAACATCGAATGGTTGGAGGGTTCGGGGATCGAGATCGATCGGGCGGTGCTATGCGACCGGTACATGCGCACCTCGTTGCCTGGCGTGTACGCGCTGGGCGACCTGGCTTCCTGGTTCAATCCCCGGTACGGGGAGCGGATGCGCGTCGAGCACTGGACCAACACGGTCCAGCAGTCCACGGCCGTGGCCCGCAACATCGTGGCGTCCGTGGCCGGCGGCGATCCGGTCGCCTATGACGGCATCCCGTACTTCTGGTCCGATCAGTACGGGCACCGCCTGCAGCTGGTGGGCCGAGCATCGGGAGACGAATTGGCATTCGTTCACGATCCGCCCGATAGCCCCGCCATGATGGCCCTTTACCGCGACGGGGACCGGCTGGGAGGCGCATTCGCCATCGACACAGTTGGTCCCCTCATGCAGATGCGAAGCCTGCTGGTCCGAAATGCCGGCTTCGATGAAGCCCTCGACCGGGCGGCCGAACTCGCGTAG
- a CDS encoding SDR family oxidoreductase has translation MGVIVADGDGAPIEEGDARVVIVTGALGGMGRAISEALQAGGWTIAGLDLPDAVASRADHGFPGLLLGADITSTGDLESSFDEVTRLAATPTALVNCAGVGAADPLVHMSLDRVRKVIEVNLIAAIAAMSLFARHWIAGESRRPDNVTGAIVNISSLAAYGSNPGQSAYVSSKAGLVGATRVAANELGPLGVRVNAILPSFASTPLTAATTDDVRANYLSRTPLGRFPDLHEVAATVAWLLSPDASYVSGAELRVTGGRLF, from the coding sequence GTGGGAGTGATCGTCGCGGATGGCGACGGCGCACCGATCGAGGAAGGGGATGCGCGAGTTGTCATCGTTACGGGCGCTCTCGGCGGCATGGGCAGGGCGATCTCCGAGGCGTTACAGGCCGGCGGTTGGACGATCGCCGGACTTGATCTCCCCGACGCCGTCGCTTCCCGAGCCGACCATGGATTCCCCGGATTGCTGCTGGGCGCCGACATAACGTCCACGGGCGACCTCGAGTCGTCTTTCGACGAGGTAACCCGGCTGGCAGCCACTCCGACCGCGCTCGTCAACTGTGCCGGCGTGGGGGCCGCCGATCCGCTTGTCCACATGTCACTCGATCGCGTGCGCAAGGTCATCGAGGTGAACCTGATAGCTGCAATAGCCGCCATGAGCCTGTTCGCAAGGCACTGGATCGCCGGCGAGAGCCGGCGCCCGGATAACGTCACAGGCGCGATCGTCAACATCTCCAGCCTGGCGGCGTACGGATCCAACCCCGGCCAGTCAGCATATGTGTCATCCAAGGCGGGGCTGGTTGGCGCCACGCGTGTCGCGGCCAACGAACTCGGACCGCTCGGAGTGAGGGTCAACGCCATCCTTCCCTCGTTCGCCTCGACACCGCTCACCGCGGCCACCACCGACGATGTCCGAGCCAACTACCTGTCCCGGACCCCTCTAGGGAGGTTCCCGGACCTCCACGAGGTGGCTGCGACCGTCGCCTGGCTCCTGTCGCCGGATGCGAGCTACGTGTCGGGAGCGGAACTCAGGGTCACGGGCGGGCGCTTGTTCTGA
- a CDS encoding clostripain-related cysteine peptidase: protein MTATRRAATCLILVVTLLAGCSGELPPTSETITAPEATTAPTTTLTPPPTTTTTPLPPATTTTPPKPATTTTTSAAEPESQNGSDWSLPAKRGYSDDPGTLTEYVKPTAVDGVGVMDGTGRKLLAIYMVGSDLEDRTNFGTSDFEELATGYTGLSNPEGLEIVVAFGGADKDGWRGMKIASGSQIMSDSVDREFGNETGPDAYLYTADGANMGDESSLRLFLDYLRDGYVNFDQRFLVFWDHGNTYFGFGGDSNFNLDSLEMDEITDAFNGSQVGIFDLIGFDACLMATVEVAKVIEPHGRYMIASEELEPGHGWLWSAVVEAFAEEDSIVEAGRRMVDNFVLDVHDSPTTGKTLSLLDLGEYDNLVAALDPVISALTGRVFNSQEFAQGLVAAETEVRSYAVSLRNDYRASMDLMHFTRLLADHLPDTGMEADLDRLIDAIDRFVIHSAHDGTRPDSHGVAIDAPELTDARYSAYKVSDAWRDFQSVYEDFRLADEEPPVIETEHWDAEGTLAAVRDRYLASVTTMYGFVQPIENEDGTVEDYFMVVAEEEAHATEDEDVYFAPAWSQVWFTVEYDPGRDTAWIPAFLSNRLELGGEEYILFDTYIDYYQAGKDYSGYEYPYDLARLTLVVTDDGEVWEIFNHFIQTYQILYSGPDDEEGKVQYDRAAFRLTPGDQVQFYNFGFNLGDSGEDDWFHTADGLVTFVQEPAFWFEFLEFEDESGEPEDYYYAISAEDAAGNWTLGELIPSEPPPVEPTSSEPAVAPLGPTFVDPVGFFEVQTPQAWIEEEPDTEQTEVFRATDLAGNGTVIIYAWEFAGLSLDEYADMLEPWFIETGATDLTSETVTTAQGVPAVLFEGLSGQEAFSWLAHVSDGVGVEVVYWFPIDQFETGRELAYRSFDTLVVY, encoded by the coding sequence GTGACAGCCACTCGGCGGGCGGCAACATGCCTGATACTCGTGGTCACGCTCCTTGCCGGATGTTCCGGTGAGTTGCCACCCACGTCGGAGACAATCACTGCCCCGGAGGCGACCACCGCCCCGACGACCACCCTCACCCCTCCCCCTACGACAACGACGACCCCCCTTCCTCCAGCGACAACCACCACACCCCCTAAGCCAGCCACAACGACCACCACATCGGCTGCCGAGCCGGAGTCTCAAAACGGATCAGATTGGTCGCTCCCGGCCAAGCGCGGATATTCCGACGATCCCGGCACTCTGACCGAGTACGTAAAGCCCACCGCGGTCGACGGGGTCGGGGTGATGGACGGGACGGGGCGGAAGTTGCTGGCCATCTACATGGTGGGCAGTGACCTGGAGGACAGAACCAACTTTGGCACTAGCGATTTTGAGGAGTTGGCTACCGGCTACACCGGTCTCTCCAACCCGGAGGGCCTGGAAATCGTCGTCGCATTCGGGGGTGCGGACAAGGACGGGTGGAGGGGCATGAAGATCGCCAGCGGTTCCCAGATCATGTCGGACTCCGTTGACCGGGAGTTCGGCAACGAGACCGGTCCCGACGCCTATCTCTACACAGCCGACGGAGCCAACATGGGCGACGAGAGTTCCCTCAGGCTCTTCTTGGACTACCTAAGAGACGGGTACGTGAACTTCGACCAGAGGTTCCTGGTCTTCTGGGACCACGGGAACACTTACTTCGGATTCGGTGGCGACTCGAACTTCAACCTGGATTCGCTGGAAATGGATGAGATCACCGATGCGTTCAATGGCAGCCAGGTGGGCATCTTCGACCTGATCGGCTTCGATGCCTGCCTCATGGCCACGGTGGAGGTGGCGAAGGTGATCGAACCCCATGGCCGCTACATGATCGCTTCGGAGGAACTGGAACCCGGACATGGATGGCTCTGGAGTGCCGTGGTCGAAGCGTTCGCCGAGGAGGACAGCATCGTCGAGGCCGGGAGGCGAATGGTCGACAACTTCGTTCTGGACGTGCACGATTCCCCAACCACGGGTAAGACGCTTTCATTGCTGGACCTGGGCGAGTATGACAATCTGGTGGCCGCCCTGGATCCGGTGATTTCTGCCTTGACCGGCCGGGTGTTCAACAGCCAGGAGTTTGCCCAAGGCCTAGTCGCCGCCGAGACAGAGGTCCGATCTTATGCAGTCTCCCTACGGAATGACTACCGGGCTTCCATGGACCTGATGCATTTCACCCGCCTTCTGGCGGACCACCTGCCGGACACGGGGATGGAGGCGGATCTGGATCGGCTGATAGACGCCATAGACCGGTTCGTCATCCATTCCGCGCACGACGGCACCAGGCCGGATTCCCACGGCGTGGCCATCGATGCCCCGGAACTCACGGACGCCCGGTATTCGGCATACAAAGTCAGTGACGCCTGGCGGGACTTTCAGAGCGTGTACGAAGATTTTCGGCTGGCCGATGAAGAACCTCCGGTGATCGAGACAGAGCATTGGGATGCGGAAGGAACACTCGCCGCCGTCCGTGACCGATACCTGGCCTCGGTTACCACGATGTACGGGTTCGTCCAGCCGATCGAAAACGAGGACGGGACGGTTGAGGACTATTTCATGGTGGTCGCCGAGGAAGAAGCCCATGCCACCGAGGATGAGGATGTCTATTTCGCCCCCGCGTGGTCCCAGGTGTGGTTTACGGTGGAGTATGACCCCGGGAGGGACACCGCCTGGATACCCGCGTTCCTATCCAACCGCTTGGAATTGGGCGGAGAGGAGTACATACTCTTTGACACCTACATCGACTACTACCAGGCGGGGAAGGACTACAGCGGCTACGAATACCCGTACGACCTTGCCCGGTTGACTCTCGTCGTCACCGACGACGGCGAGGTATGGGAAATATTCAACCACTTCATACAGACCTACCAGATCCTCTATTCCGGCCCCGATGATGAAGAAGGCAAAGTCCAGTACGACAGGGCTGCTTTCCGGCTAACCCCCGGGGACCAGGTCCAGTTCTACAATTTCGGATTCAACCTTGGGGACTCGGGAGAGGATGACTGGTTCCATACCGCCGACGGGTTGGTGACTTTCGTCCAGGAGCCGGCCTTCTGGTTCGAGTTCCTCGAGTTCGAGGACGAGTCGGGCGAGCCTGAAGACTACTACTACGCCATCTCGGCCGAGGATGCCGCCGGTAATTGGACCCTGGGGGAGCTAATACCGTCGGAACCGCCCCCGGTTGAACCGACATCGTCGGAGCCGGCGGTGGCGCCCTTGGGGCCGACCTTCGTGGACCCGGTCGGGTTCTTCGAGGTGCAGACGCCGCAGGCTTGGATAGAAGAAGAGCCCGACACGGAACAGACCGAGGTCTTCAGGGCCACGGACCTCGCCGGGAACGGGACCGTGATTATCTATGCCTGGGAGTTCGCCGGCTTGTCTCTGGACGAGTACGCCGACATGTTGGAGCCTTGGTTCATCGAAACGGGCGCCACCGACCTTACGAGCGAGACCGTCACGACTGCCCAGGGTGTCCCTGCGGTCCTGTTCGAGGGCTTGTCGGGCCAAGAGGCATTCTCCTGGCTGGCTCACGTGTCGGATGGCGTCGGCGTGGAAGTCGTCTACTGGTTCCCCATCGATCAGTTCGAAACGGGAAGGGAGCTGGCGTACCGCTCCTTCGACACCCTCGTGGTCTACTGA
- a CDS encoding amidohydrolase family protein, with amino-acid sequence MKVIDFRVRPNTTEYMNLYTGPGYALLWRRFGIPEPAPVPLEYFSNEVRRQNIEVGVFTGRRSAWARLSNDYVRETAAGTGGLLFTAYGIDPHSTERETELAAAAADSRNIGIALDPPGDPLAAQPLGWDDDTVMFPIFEFAAANKLVAILTVGPFVGQFYGNPGPFERIARTFPDLRLVIAHGCWPRSEELVATAYRNDNIYLEASIYAFHPGAHVFRDAAATLISDKVIYASAFPFQPLDAWKRYVSLGWPEDSLRKILSGNARRLIEYAGGSAWE; translated from the coding sequence ATGAAGGTCATCGACTTCCGTGTCCGACCCAACACCACCGAGTACATGAATCTGTACACCGGACCGGGTTACGCACTGCTGTGGCGCAGGTTCGGGATACCGGAACCGGCGCCCGTGCCGCTGGAGTACTTCTCGAACGAGGTCCGACGGCAGAACATCGAGGTGGGCGTGTTCACGGGACGCCGCAGCGCCTGGGCACGCCTGAGCAACGACTACGTGAGAGAGACGGCTGCGGGCACCGGGGGTCTCCTGTTCACCGCCTACGGGATCGACCCGCATTCCACAGAGCGCGAGACGGAACTTGCCGCCGCGGCCGCGGACAGCAGGAACATCGGCATCGCGCTCGATCCCCCGGGGGATCCCCTCGCCGCCCAGCCACTCGGATGGGACGACGACACGGTCATGTTCCCCATCTTCGAGTTCGCGGCCGCCAACAAGCTGGTCGCCATCCTCACGGTGGGACCCTTCGTGGGTCAGTTCTACGGGAACCCGGGACCGTTCGAACGGATAGCCCGCACCTTCCCGGACCTGCGCCTGGTCATCGCGCATGGATGCTGGCCCCGCTCGGAGGAGTTGGTGGCCACGGCCTACCGGAACGACAACATCTACCTCGAAGCCTCCATCTATGCCTTCCATCCCGGTGCCCATGTGTTCCGGGATGCCGCCGCGACGCTGATCTCCGACAAGGTGATCTACGCCAGCGCGTTTCCCTTCCAGCCCCTCGATGCATGGAAGAGGTATGTCAGTCTCGGTTGGCCTGAGGACTCGCTCCGCAAGATCCTCTCCGGCAACGCGCGCCGCCTGATCGAATACGCAGGCGGGTCGGCGTGGGAGTGA